Part of the Candidatus Krumholzibacteriia bacterium genome, GGCCTTCAGGATCTGTCCGAGCACCAGCGGCACCAGGCTGATGCCCAGGATCAGCGCCCAGGTCGACGGATCGGGCGGCACCACGTCGAGGACCCGCGCCAGCACGGGCACGTGGGCGGCGGCCAGCAGGAGCCCCACGCACAGCACGAGTGCACCCCACACCCAACGGTTGGTGGTCACGCGGTTGCGCCAGAGGTCGGAGTCGGCCTCGCGCATGTTG contains:
- a CDS encoding cation-translocating P-type ATPase C-terminal domain-containing protein, translating into NMREADSDLWRNRVTTNRWVWGALVLCVGLLLAAAHVPVLARVLDVVPPDPSTWALILGISLVPLVLGQILKALRWV